The genomic interval TGAATGCTATGGAAGATCTCGGTAATGCGCATACATCAAGACGTGAAGCGTGAAGCGTGAAGCGTAAGACGCAAGCCGGAGAGCCATGGAAACTGTATGACCGGAAAACCGGTTGGCAATGAACGAGTCACGGCGTTATTTCCATATTGTGACAGACCAGCCTTGTTGTTGCGCCGTGCGAGCCATTCCCCGGATCGGGTTGATTACGAGGGGGTACCCGACCAATTCAAGAATGTCGCGATCGCCCGGGCTGTCGCCATAGGCGTAGGACTGTGTTAGGTCGAGATTCATCTCCTTGGCATGGGCGAGGATCAGCTCACGCTTGCCGCGCCCATAGGGGAACGGGGGAATCAATGCACCGGTATAGACTCCGTCCCGTTGCTCCGGCTTGGCCGAGAAAACTGTGGACACGCCCAAAAACTCTGCAAGTGGACCCACTAAAAAATCAGGCGCGCCAGTCACAAGAACTAGCTGGTGACCGGCCTGTCGATGTTCCTCTAGTCTCGCGCGACCCTGGAGCGACAACTTGCCGAGCATCTCAACCTGACAGAACTCCCGCGCATAGGATTCAATATCTGCGGGACGCTTGCCGGTCAAATACACTTTTCGTTCCCGGAGCGGGTGCAGGGAGAAGGGAGGTACGTGCCCCGCCAGCCAGGCCGCACTCCGGGTCAACTCACTCCATCCCACCAAACCACGTCGCCAGAGAAACCGGAAGAATCCTATCTCGCTGGCCTCTCCCGGCAGGAGCGTATTGTCGACGTCGAACAGTGCTGCGACGGACCCCTGTGTCCGTCGTTCAGCGACATCATCGAGAAGCGCGGATGTCAAAATGTGGCGACTCTGCACGTTGTTGGGGGTCCCGGTGAGTATGAGCCGTCCGATTCTACTGGACCCTCCATTGATTGACAAGGATTTTACCCCACTTCTATAATGCGGCTCCCTCTGGCTGTCACGCGTCGTTCGTGAGGCGTGAAACGTCTGAATCCGGAGATGAACGACGCTTCACGAGATACGCTACGGAAGAGGTCGCCGAAGTGGTGAAATGGCAGACACGCACGTTTGAGGGGCGTGTGGCGCAAGCCGTGCGGGTTCAAGTCCCGCCTTCGGCACCAAATTCAACAGGCTCGTTCCCTTTCCCCCTTAAACAGGCCCCTGGCACATGATGGCGCGTCAGCGCTCCCTCCCGGTTCAGCAGCTTTGTGAATCCTCACGGCATCATGCGAGGATCTATCCTCGATCTCGCCGCCTTTTCGAACTACGCAGTCATCTCACGTGGCCGTTGCACGTGGCAAGGAGTTGCACATGAGCTGTATCGATCATCTGTCGGAACTTGAAGCCCTGCGGTTGCAGGTGGCAGATTTGACGCGCGCACTTGCCGAGCGAGACCAATCGCTGAGCCCCGAACGTCATCAGCCTGAAGAGACGATACAGAATTTCCGCGAGCAATCACATCGCTTACGTGCCATCGTCGAGGGTATAGCAGCCGAAACCGGGGATGAGTTCTTCACGTCACTTGTCAGGCACTTGACCTCGACGTTGCATGTACAATATGCGCTCATTGGGATCGTGAATGAAGGCCAGCCTAAAGAGATCCGCACCATTGCGGTCTCGGCTGGAGGCGCCCTCGCCCACAACTTCGAATATGACCTGGCCGATACTCCTTGCGCCACGGCGCTGACAGAGACCGTTGCCTGTTTCGACCGGGATGTCCAGGCAACGTTTCCTCAATTCCAACGTTTGGCAGATCTCGGGGCTCAGAGCTATTGCGCGGTGCCGCTCCGGACGAAGGGCGGTGCAGTCGTTGGCTTGCTCGCCGTAATGGATACAAAGCCGCTGCAACAGAGCGACGATCTGCAATCCCTGTTGGGAGTCTTGGCCCCGCGGGTTGCGATGGAGTTCGAGAGAAGGCGAGCCGAGCAGGAACGTATCCAGGCCCTGGCCGATTTACGCAATGTGGTAGAAACCGTTCCTGACATCATGTTCACCCTCGACATCCAAGGCAACATGGTGAAATGGAATCGTCGTGTCGTGGATGTCACGGGGTACAGCCAGGAGGAATTGTTGAATAAGCCCGCATTGGCCTTTGTTCCTCAGGAAGAACAGACTCGCACGGCGGCGGCGATTCAACGGGCCTTCACGGAAGGGTATGCCGAACTTGAAGGTCTATTGCTCACCAAAGACAGCCGGACCATCCCCTATCACTGGACCGGCGCCGCGCTCAAAGATCCGCAGGGCCAGATCATTGGCATCACCGGGGTCGGGCGGGATGTGTCTGAGAAAAAACGGGCGAATTCGCTTCTTGAGGCCACGACTGATTCCATCGAAGAGGGTCTGCTAGTCATAGACCGTCAGGGCAAGGTGACCAGTATGAGCCAGCGGTTTTTGGAGCTGTGGCGGATTCCTCAAAACCTCGCGGATCGCCGTGAGGACAAAGCCCTGCTGGCCTTCGTACTGGAACAGCTCCAGGAGCCTGAGGCCTTCCTGTCCAAGGTGCGGGAGTTGTATGCGCATCCGGAGCAGGAAAGTGTCGACATGCTGCTATTTAAGGATGGACGGGTGTTTGAGCGCTATTCGCGTCCACACCTCCTTGGTGGAGAGATCGTCGGCCGGGTCTGGAGCTTCCTCGATATCACCGACCGCAAGCGTATCGAGGAAGCCCTGCGTGTGAGTGAAGAACGTTTCGCGCTGGCTGTAGAGGGATCCAGCGATATCCTCTGGGATGCCCATCGGCTTCCCGGTGAGCCCTGGTATGCACCGCAGACACCGATCTGGTGGTCTCCACGAGTCCGGGAATTGCTGGGCTTGGAAGCGTCAGAACCTTTCGAGACTCTCGAGCAATGGGTGGTAAGACTTCATTCCGATGACAGGGATCGTGTGTTCGGCCAGCTGACTGCGCATATCGACCACCGAGTCCCGTACGATGTCGAATACCGGCTGCGCACCAATCAAGGCGACTATCGCTGGATTCGGGGGCGTGGGCAGGCGATGTGGGATGAACAGGGAGAGCCTCGTCGCATGTCCGGCTCATGCCAAGACATCACCGACCGCAAGGCCAATGAACATCTCTTAGCCGCAGAGAAGCGCGTCTTGGAAATGATGGTCACAGATGCTCCTCTGCAAGAGGTTTTGACGCTGATGTGTCGAGTGATCGAGGAGCTTTCAAGGAAGGCGCACTGCTCCCTTCTGCTCCTCGATCGTAACGGACTTCACTTGCGCCATGGCGCCGCGCCCAGTCTTCCTGAGGAGTATGTCCGTGCGATCGACGGTGTGGCGATTGGCCCGACCGTCGGCTCCTGCGGAACGGCAGCCTTCATGCGACAACAGGTTATCGTGTCGGATATCGCTCACGATCCGCTATGGGCCGATTTCCGCGACCTCGCCCTTCGCCACGGCTTCCGGGCATGCTGGTCCACGCCCGTGATATCCTCCGGCGGCACAGTTTTGGGTACGTTCGCGGTGTACTATGACGAACCGAAGCAGCCGACCCGCGCTGATTTGCAGCTCATCGAATGGGCGACGCAACTCGCGTGCATCGCGATCGAGCGTAAGCGGGCGGAGGAATCGCTCCGCCAGAACAGGGCGCTTCTGCAATCGTTCGTCGAACATACCCCCGCAGCGGTCGCTATGTTGGACGAAAATCTTAAGTATGTTGTGGCGAGCAAGCGGTGGTGTCAGGATTACCGGCTGGGGGACCGCGATATCATCGGCCTTCACCATTACGACGTATTTCCCGAAATCAGAAAGATGGAACATTGGCAGGCTATTCATCGTCGGTGTTTGGCGGGCGAGATCGTACGGAATGACGAGGATCGATTTTGCCGAGAAGATGGGAAAGAAGACTGGCTTCGCTGGGAAGTTCGCCCTTGGGTTGATGAATCGGGCTCGATCGGTGGAATTATCATGTTCACGGAAGTCATCACCGATCGCAAGCAGGCGGAAGAGGCGCTGATTCGCAGCGAGCAGCAACTGCGCACGGTGCTCGATGCGCTGCCGGTAGGTGTCTGGTTTACCGATCAATCAGGCCAGCCGGTCCTTTCCAATCCCGCCGCCAAGCAGATCTGGACCGACATCAAACAAGTCGGGATCGAGACAACCGATGATAATTCTGGATGGTGGGAGACGGTCGGATCATCGGACGCATTCCATCGCTGGGCCTTGAGCCAATCGCTGACAAAAGGAATTCCTTCACTGAACGAAACCCTTGATCTCGAATGCCTCGATGGAAGAATAAAGACCATTCGCAACACGACCGTTCCGGTCCAGGACCCAGGCGGCAACATTCTTGGCGCGATCGTGCTTAACGAAGATATGACGGCGCTACGGCAGATGCAGGGGGCCCTCAAACTGACTCAATCCTCTGTCGACCATGCAGTCGAGGGGTTCCTGTGGATCGACTCAGATGCCAGGATTCTGAACGTCAACGACGCGACTTGCCGTATGCTGGAATACACCCGCGACGAACTGACGACCATGACGGTGCACGACATCGACCCGAATTTTCCTCAGGAACTCTGGCCGGCCCATTGGGAAGAATTGAAGCGGAAAGGGTCCATGACGTTCGAGTCGAAACATTGGTCGAGAACCGGACGGGTTCTGGACACGGAAGTCACCGTGACCTGTCTGGACTACGAGGGGAGACAATACGGCTGCGCCATCATGCGGGATATCGGAGAGCGCAAGCGGGCGGAAATAGCACTGCGCCAGAGCGAAGAACGGTATCGGTCGCTGTACGACGAAACTCCGACCATGTACTTTACGTTGACGCCAGATGGGACGGTGCGCTCCGTCAACCGATTCGGAGCGGATCAACTTGGATACCAAGTGGAAGAAATTATCGGGCGCTCGGTACTCGACATGTTCCATGAAGACGATAAGAAAATGGTTGCAGCTAAGCTGACGGAGTGTCTCGAGACTCCGGGCACTGTCAGAGAATGGGAATTTCGGAAAGTGCGGAAAGACGGGCATACCATGTGGGTTCGGGAAATGACCCGTGTAGGGCAATCTTCTACCGGAGAGACCATCGTGCTGGTGACGTGCGAGGATATCACCGACCGCAAGCGCATGGAAGATGTGCTACGTCAACGAGAGCGCGATCTGCGCGCCGCGGTTGAGGAACGAGAGCGGATCAGCCAAGATCTGCATGATGGCATCTTACAGTCACTCTTTGCTGTAGGCCTCGCCCTCGAATCAGCCAAATCGAAGATGCCCCCACGTATCCGCAAGACGTCCGGCGCGCCACTTGATCAGGCTATTGATCAGTTGAATCGTGTCATGCACGAGATTCGGAATTTCATCGCAGGGTTGGGCTCGGACTTGCTCAAGGGGAAGAACTTACCGGCAGCGTTGCAGCAGATGCTGGGCTCACTGACACAGACCTACGCTACGCGTGTGCGCCTCGCGGTCGATGAGAACGTCACGCGGAGTCTATCGGCTGAACAGTCTCTGCACCTGCTCCTTGTCATCCAGGAGGCGGTCAGTAATTGTATCAGGCATGGACGTGCGCAGGAGGCCACGGTGTCGCTCAAGATGTTGAAGCAAGGTGTCCGGCTGAGCATTCGCGATAACGGCAGTGGATTCAACCCAATGGTCGCCAGGCAAGCCGGGCATGGGTTGACGAATATGGCCGCCCGGGCCCAAAAAATGGGAGGGCGGTTTAGCGTGGTTTCGAAGATCAACGAGGGAACACGCGTTGTTGTGGACCTGCCGAACGAGGCTGCCCTTGTCCCCCGCTAAGACCATACCGATTCGCCTGCTTCTGGTCGACGATCACGAAGTCGTTCGTATCGGTCTGCGAGCCGTCTTGCACAACAACCACGGTATTACCGTCGTCGGTGAAGCAGGAACCAAAGTCACCGCGGTGCGGGCAGTCAATCGACTCCGACCGGATATCGTCCTGATGGATGTTCGACTCCCTGATGGCTCGGGGATCGAAGCCTGTCGTGATATTCTTGCCAAGTATCCCACAACACGAATCATCTTTCTCACCTCTTTTACCGACGATGATTCTGTTTTGGCAGCCGTGCTGGCTGGCGCGCAGGGCTACATCCTCAAGAATATTGACTCCAGCCTGCTGGTTCGATCGATTCACTCGGTTTGCAAGGGGCAATCGATTCTGAATCCTGCTGTCACCCAACGGGCGCGGTATTGGATCAAAGCCCAGCCGACTCTAGCCGGCTCGGTGCAGCGACAACCCCTTTCTCCTCAAGAAGAGCGTGTGCTGGCATTGGTCGCGGAAGGGTTAACCAACAAAGAAATTGGGGCCGCACTGCAACTCAGCGACAAGACGGTCAAGAACTATCTCGCCAACATGTTCCAAAAACTGCGTATCTCACGCCGCGCCCAAGCTGCCACCTTCTTTGTCACACGTAAAATCTGACTGCTCGCCTGCGCGTCACTCGCTGGTCTTTCTGGTCTGTCTCGTCTATTCCGTCGGTCTAGTATTTCTAGCTGTTCGGTTCCGCCAACCAGAGAGACCAGATGAACCAGACAGACCATTCCCGATGACGAATTGTTCGTTTGCCCGCTCACCCGTGGAAATGGTACAGTTTGCACGTCTTCTCAGCAATGCACCGTGCGCAAGGATCCGAGGTCCAGAGGCATTCACTAAAGCCGAGGCATGATGCCGTCAGTTCTTGTCGTCGATGACGAAGACCAACTCCGTCAATTGATTCGAGAAATATTGGAGCAGGCCGGCTATCAGGTCACGGAAGCACGTGATGGGAAGGAGGCTGTTATACAGTATAGGCTCGCGCCGGCCGACGTGGTTATTATGGACATTCTCATGCCTGAGCAGGATGGCCTGGAGACCACCTCCACGTTGCGACGGGAATTCCCGAACGTGAAAATCATCGCGATCACCGGCAGCAGTGAAATGATCGGTATTCTCAGTTTTCTCGACGTCGCCAAAATGTTGGGGGCCCACCGCGCGCTTCAGAAACCCTTTGAGATGCAGACTCTCCTCGACACAGTCCAGGCTGAATTGCAAACCTAGCCTGTTTCAACTTACCTCGCTTTTCCGCAAGCCTGCTCGCCCAGCATCGGTGAGCTTGACCGTGAGTCAGAGAATCGCTAAGGTGGGGCTCGGTTGAAAGCCTGCATCCGGCCAGGGAGTTGTGGGAAAGGGCCCACATACATATGCCTCGTGTCAGCAGAGGACCACAATCACAACGGCGAGGGACGTATCATTCGCATCCCTTGGTGGGGGTGTTGGGCGGAAGCAAATCCGATTTTCCAATCTTAGAAAAGGCCGTTGCGATCCTGACGGAGCTTGGGATTCCACACGAATGGATGGTCGTCTCCGCGCACCGGACACCGGATCGCTTGTTTGCCTATGCAGAACAGGCTCCCGGACGGGGGATCGAAGTCATTATTGCCGGTGCAGGAGGGGCAGCCCATCTTCCTGGGATGCTGGCTGCGAAGACGCACTTGCCGGTCATTGGTGTTCCGATCCCGACGGAGAATCTTCGCGGGCTCGATTCGCTCCTCTCCATCGTGCAAATGCCAAAAGGGATTCCCGTCGCTACGGTGGCTATCGGAGGGGCCGAGAATGCCGGTTTGCTTGCGGCACAGATTCTAGCTGGACGGTATCCGAAGATTGCCGCCCGCGTGAAATTATTCCGCCGGGCACAGACGGACGGCGTGCTCCAATCTCCTGAAGCGAAAGGCCTGGTAGCTGGAACAAGAGGTCCCAGCCGTCCAAGTCGCAAGTCGTGAAATCCGTAGTTATTGAGCCAGGATCTGTCCTGGGCGTGCTGGGCGGAGGACAGCTGGGCGCCATGTTCACCATGGCGGCACGCCGTCTCGGCTATTCCGTTGCCGTCTGGGACCCAGATCCGGGTGCGCCCGCCCATCCTGTTGCCACGTACAGTTTCCCCCATCCATTCAGTGACCAGGACCTGACTGGGCGATTTGCCGACTTGGTCAGCGTTGTGACCTATGAATGGGAAAATATTCCGGCGGATCTCTGTCAAGTGTTGGAACAGCGGAAGCCGGTTCGTCCCTCCAGCGCGGTTCTGAGAGTGATTCAGGATCGTCTCGAGCAAAAGGGTTTTTTGGCCTCCAATGGATTTTCCGTTCCTCCCTTCGCCGGCCTGACTGTTCCCGATCAACTGACGAATGCAGTCTCGCAGGTTGGGTATCCAGCCCTCTGCAAAACTGCAACAGCCGGTTATGATGGCAAGGGACAATGGAGGATCCTCCAGGAGTCCGACGTCCGGGTGGTAGAACAAGCATTGTCGGAATCTACTCGCCCTGGCACGCGATGGATCGTGGAGTCCTTGGTGCCGTTTGAACGGGAACTCTCGATCCTGGTGGTCCGTGGAGCTGACGGGCAGAGCTGCACATACCCGTTGGTTGAGAATGAACATGAAGAGGGGATACTTCGAACCACCAAGGTGCCGGCCCCAGGATCTTCAGCCCTGGCTGAGCGGGCGGCTGCTCTTGCGCGTGATGTCGTTGATCGGCTGGGAGGGGCTGGGGTGTTCTGTCTCGAATTATTTCAGCTGCCAAGCCGGGAACTGCTGATCAACGAGGTTGCCCCGAGGCCCCATAACTCAGGCCATTACACACTGGATGCCTGCAGTGTCTCCCAGTTTGAGCAGCAGGTTCGTACCACCACCGGCATGCCGCTTGGCGAGGTGCGGCTGCTGAGCCCGGCAGTCATGGTAAATCTTATCGGAGACGACGCCACAATGCTTCTGGAGGGTACAGGCTGTCGAAACCTCTTGGATGTTCCCGGCGCAGTACTGCACCTCTACGGCAAACGCGCCATTCGCCCCCGTCGCAAGATGGGGCACGTTACGTTTCTTGGCGAGACGCTCAGCCTCGCCCTCGATCGCGCGAAGCAATTTCGTGACGGCCTGCACAATAGCCGCGCCCTATCCGCATAGAACCTTTCGTTTGGCCTATTCTTCCCCTGTGGCACCAGACGGGCCTCGTCGTCGCTTCCGGGGAAGTCCAACCAGTGAGCTTTCTTGGCCATCCCGCACCGTTCTCTTTTGTGACCTGTTGGAGCGATCTGGACTCGAAGTTTAACCATTTCGCGCCATAGGCCACGGGAAAAACGCGGTTTAGTCCTGTTGAAGTATGGGTACGAGACTTGCTGTATTTTCAGCCTTCGGTCGCCCGAACAGGAGGTCATACGGATGAGTAGCCTCACTCTCTCCTCTGAGTACCACGTGGAAGAGCCAGTGGCAGACTCCTGCCATGGCAGTATGATTTCGCGGCAACGATATGTTGTGCTTCAGTCGCTGGTCGGCGTCATGTTGGCATATCAGTTGTTGTCCTCTGTCGATCTGATCGCAAGTCTCCCGACATGCCTGGTGATCATCGGCGGATTAGGGACGCTGGTCCTCTGCCTGTGGTATGTCCCGCTCGCAATTCTCCAGGCAGCCTGGTTCAGCGGGATACTGATCGGGATCGATACGGTTCTCGTGACCGCGACGATGTTTCTTTCGGGTAATGTCCAATCTGAACTCTATCTGTCCTATTTCGTCCTCATGCTCATTGCCGCCTCCGTGCGCAAGATTTCCCATATCATTGCCTTGTCTCTGTTGCTCTGTACCGGCTATGGCATGATCCTCTATCAAGGGATCGTCCAAACCGGGTCATTGTCGCCCGGGCATCTGCTGGGCCTACCGGTCTTGTTGGTGATGGCGACGTTCTACGGACTCGCCCTGCAAACGATTGGAACCGAGCAGCAACAAAAAACACTCCTGCTGGGGAATATTGAGGCTCTGAGACAAACCGAACAGGCCTTGCAGGCATCGCGCGATCAGTTGGATGCCCGTGTCAAGGGTCTCAAGGGAGAGCTCTCGCGGGCGAATGAGCATGTCCAGCAGGGGAAGAGGGAACGACAGGGCCTTGAACAGCGATTGCAGGAGGCCCAGAAGATGGAAGCGATCGGTCGGATGGCCGGGGGTATCGCCGACCAACTGAGCAAGCTTGTATCGGTGATCGGGAGACAGACGGGAGTGGCCCTCTCTCGCCTCAAGTCGGACGACCCGCTCTATGGGGCGGTCGACGACATATTTCGAAGTGGAGAGCAGGCGGCAGTCCTGACCGCTCAATTGGCCGGCGTAGGCTTCCAGGACGGCCAAGTCCGGCAGGTGCTTTCGGTCAGGACCCTGCTGGAGGAGATCCAGGAAGTGATGAGGGGACTGCTCCCGGCATCCATTGATTTCAGCATGGCCGTAGACGATGCGCCGATGGAGGTCGAGGTTGATCGTGAAGGACTTGAACAGGTCCTGCTTCATCTTGCGGTGAATGCCAGGGATGCCATGCCAACCGGCGGTCGCTTGCGGATCGAAGCGAAGCAATCATTGCATGATCGTCGTTCCGAGGTGCTGATT from Nitrospirota bacterium carries:
- the purE gene encoding 5-(carboxyamino)imidazole ribonucleotide mutase, producing the protein MPRVSRGPQSQRRGTYHSHPLVGVLGGSKSDFPILEKAVAILTELGIPHEWMVVSAHRTPDRLFAYAEQAPGRGIEVIIAGAGGAAHLPGMLAAKTHLPVIGVPIPTENLRGLDSLLSIVQMPKGIPVATVAIGGAENAGLLAAQILAGRYPKIAARVKLFRRAQTDGVLQSPEAKGLVAGTRGPSRPSRKS
- a CDS encoding 5-(carboxyamino)imidazole ribonucleotide synthase produces the protein MKSVVIEPGSVLGVLGGGQLGAMFTMAARRLGYSVAVWDPDPGAPAHPVATYSFPHPFSDQDLTGRFADLVSVVTYEWENIPADLCQVLEQRKPVRPSSAVLRVIQDRLEQKGFLASNGFSVPPFAGLTVPDQLTNAVSQVGYPALCKTATAGYDGKGQWRILQESDVRVVEQALSESTRPGTRWIVESLVPFERELSILVVRGADGQSCTYPLVENEHEEGILRTTKVPAPGSSALAERAAALARDVVDRLGGAGVFCLELFQLPSRELLINEVAPRPHNSGHYTLDACSVSQFEQQVRTTTGMPLGEVRLLSPAVMVNLIGDDATMLLEGTGCRNLLDVPGAVLHLYGKRAIRPRRKMGHVTFLGETLSLALDRAKQFRDGLHNSRALSA
- a CDS encoding HAD-IB family hydrolase; amino-acid sequence: MTSALLDDVAERRTQGSVAALFDVDNTLLPGEASEIGFFRFLWRRGLVGWSELTRSAAWLAGHVPPFSLHPLRERKVYLTGKRPADIESYAREFCQVEMLGKLSLQGRARLEEHRQAGHQLVLVTGAPDFLVGPLAEFLGVSTVFSAKPEQRDGVYTGALIPPFPYGRGKRELILAHAKEMNLDLTQSYAYGDSPGDRDILELVGYPLVINPIRGMARTAQQQGWSVTIWK
- a CDS encoding PAS domain S-box protein; the encoded protein is MSCIDHLSELEALRLQVADLTRALAERDQSLSPERHQPEETIQNFREQSHRLRAIVEGIAAETGDEFFTSLVRHLTSTLHVQYALIGIVNEGQPKEIRTIAVSAGGALAHNFEYDLADTPCATALTETVACFDRDVQATFPQFQRLADLGAQSYCAVPLRTKGGAVVGLLAVMDTKPLQQSDDLQSLLGVLAPRVAMEFERRRAEQERIQALADLRNVVETVPDIMFTLDIQGNMVKWNRRVVDVTGYSQEELLNKPALAFVPQEEQTRTAAAIQRAFTEGYAELEGLLLTKDSRTIPYHWTGAALKDPQGQIIGITGVGRDVSEKKRANSLLEATTDSIEEGLLVIDRQGKVTSMSQRFLELWRIPQNLADRREDKALLAFVLEQLQEPEAFLSKVRELYAHPEQESVDMLLFKDGRVFERYSRPHLLGGEIVGRVWSFLDITDRKRIEEALRVSEERFALAVEGSSDILWDAHRLPGEPWYAPQTPIWWSPRVRELLGLEASEPFETLEQWVVRLHSDDRDRVFGQLTAHIDHRVPYDVEYRLRTNQGDYRWIRGRGQAMWDEQGEPRRMSGSCQDITDRKANEHLLAAEKRVLEMMVTDAPLQEVLTLMCRVIEELSRKAHCSLLLLDRNGLHLRHGAAPSLPEEYVRAIDGVAIGPTVGSCGTAAFMRQQVIVSDIAHDPLWADFRDLALRHGFRACWSTPVISSGGTVLGTFAVYYDEPKQPTRADLQLIEWATQLACIAIERKRAEESLRQNRALLQSFVEHTPAAVAMLDENLKYVVASKRWCQDYRLGDRDIIGLHHYDVFPEIRKMEHWQAIHRRCLAGEIVRNDEDRFCREDGKEDWLRWEVRPWVDESGSIGGIIMFTEVITDRKQAEEALIRSEQQLRTVLDALPVGVWFTDQSGQPVLSNPAAKQIWTDIKQVGIETTDDNSGWWETVGSSDAFHRWALSQSLTKGIPSLNETLDLECLDGRIKTIRNTTVPVQDPGGNILGAIVLNEDMTALRQMQGALKLTQSSVDHAVEGFLWIDSDARILNVNDATCRMLEYTRDELTTMTVHDIDPNFPQELWPAHWEELKRKGSMTFESKHWSRTGRVLDTEVTVTCLDYEGRQYGCAIMRDIGERKRAEIALRQSEERYRSLYDETPTMYFTLTPDGTVRSVNRFGADQLGYQVEEIIGRSVLDMFHEDDKKMVAAKLTECLETPGTVREWEFRKVRKDGHTMWVREMTRVGQSSTGETIVLVTCEDITDRKRMEDVLRQRERDLRAAVEERERISQDLHDGILQSLFAVGLALESAKSKMPPRIRKTSGAPLDQAIDQLNRVMHEIRNFIAGLGSDLLKGKNLPAALQQMLGSLTQTYATRVRLAVDENVTRSLSAEQSLHLLLVIQEAVSNCIRHGRAQEATVSLKMLKQGVRLSIRDNGSGFNPMVARQAGHGLTNMAARAQKMGGRFSVVSKINEGTRVVVDLPNEAALVPR
- a CDS encoding response regulator transcription factor, producing the protein MPIRLLLVDDHEVVRIGLRAVLHNNHGITVVGEAGTKVTAVRAVNRLRPDIVLMDVRLPDGSGIEACRDILAKYPTTRIIFLTSFTDDDSVLAAVLAGAQGYILKNIDSSLLVRSIHSVCKGQSILNPAVTQRARYWIKAQPTLAGSVQRQPLSPQEERVLALVAEGLTNKEIGAALQLSDKTVKNYLANMFQKLRISRRAQAATFFVTRKI
- a CDS encoding response regulator: MPSVLVVDDEDQLRQLIREILEQAGYQVTEARDGKEAVIQYRLAPADVVIMDILMPEQDGLETTSTLRREFPNVKIIAITGSSEMIGILSFLDVAKMLGAHRALQKPFEMQTLLDTVQAELQT